In one window of Meiothermus sp. DNA:
- a CDS encoding HAMP domain-containing sensor histidine kinase, which yields MGWATGWSDESSPATYAILRPAGRGVLLLAGVGLRLGLERILQDELNQSLQAALILAEPWVNSDNGRLSLSQEGELPPQLPPDLALLLYSPQGLVEALGQKPRPLPVAQTGCFAAVGWWFCGRKVEGATLLAGRPLAGIEDSLTALNRVLWVVAPGALLLALGLGYFLVGRALSPVRILTEAARERAVGRIWNRPLPQPPVRDELFTLSQAFNALLESLGELIENERRFTQDAAHELRTPLTVLLGRLEQAQEKNLDPQVARALEQAYRSAQRLLALVEKLLHLARAEAGQGLLREPVLLNRMLSEEVEDLRPLFEAKGLALRVFLPEEPLEVMGDRLALGLALRNLLENALKFTVAGEVRLTLRKEGQEALLQVEDTGGGFPEEALPHLFERFYQARVEHRRSGSGLGLALVAAIVRWHGGTVKAVNLSPGAQIGVRLPLHIGSGR from the coding sequence GTGGGCTGGGCTACCGGTTGGTCGGATGAGTCTTCGCCTGCGACTTACGCTATTCTACGCCCTGCTGGTCGGGGGGTTTTGCTGCTGGCCGGGGTGGGGCTGCGGCTGGGCTTGGAGCGCATTTTGCAAGATGAGCTGAACCAGAGCCTTCAAGCGGCGCTGATTCTGGCCGAACCCTGGGTCAATAGCGACAACGGTCGCCTAAGCCTCAGTCAGGAGGGTGAATTGCCGCCGCAACTGCCACCCGACCTGGCGTTGCTACTGTATAGCCCTCAGGGCCTGGTAGAGGCATTGGGTCAAAAACCTAGACCTTTACCTGTCGCGCAGACCGGTTGCTTTGCTGCTGTGGGCTGGTGGTTTTGTGGGCGCAAAGTAGAAGGGGCTACCCTGCTAGCAGGTCGGCCCCTGGCGGGGATCGAGGATAGCCTGACCGCACTCAACCGGGTGCTCTGGGTGGTCGCGCCGGGAGCTTTGCTCCTGGCGTTGGGGCTGGGCTACTTTTTGGTAGGGCGGGCGCTCAGTCCGGTACGCATTCTCACCGAGGCTGCCCGTGAGCGGGCTGTTGGTCGAATCTGGAACCGCCCCCTGCCCCAGCCCCCGGTGCGAGACGAGCTTTTTACCCTCAGCCAGGCCTTCAACGCGCTGCTGGAGAGCCTGGGTGAGCTGATCGAAAATGAGCGGCGCTTCACCCAGGATGCTGCCCACGAGCTGCGCACCCCGCTTACGGTGCTTCTAGGGCGGCTCGAGCAGGCCCAGGAAAAAAACCTTGACCCCCAGGTAGCCCGTGCCCTGGAACAGGCTTACCGCTCGGCTCAGCGGCTGTTGGCTTTGGTAGAAAAGCTGCTGCACCTGGCCCGAGCCGAGGCTGGCCAAGGGCTGTTGCGAGAGCCGGTGCTGCTCAACCGAATGCTTAGCGAGGAGGTGGAGGACTTGAGGCCGCTGTTCGAGGCAAAAGGCTTGGCCTTACGGGTCTTCTTGCCGGAAGAACCGTTGGAGGTGATGGGGGATCGATTGGCTTTAGGGCTGGCGCTGCGCAACCTTCTTGAGAACGCCCTCAAGTTTACGGTTGCGGGCGAAGTGCGCCTGACCTTGCGCAAAGAGGGTCAAGAGGCGCTGTTGCAGGTGGAAGACACCGGAGGAGGCTTCCCAGAGGAGGCGCTGCCCCATCTGTTTGAGCGGTTCTATCAGGCCCGAGTAGAGCACCGCCGCAGTGGGAGCGGCCTGGGGCTGGCGCTGGTTGCGGCTATTGTGCGCTGGCACGGAGGAACCGTAAAAGCAGTCAACCTTTCCCCGGGAGCCCAGATTGGGGTTCGTTTGCCACTGCACATCGGATCCGGCCGCTGA
- a CDS encoding response regulator transcription factor codes for MRVLLVEDDPRLAALIAEGLRDDGLMVDHAPNAAIGRGMAELEAYDLLILDVMLPEGPQAGFDLARALRNRRDKTPIFFLTALGDIDSKLTGLDTGGDDYLTKPFDFRELRARIRALVRRARGEAVNRIPLPGGYTLDLAAHQVLKNNKPIPLTPREYALVECLGLNPGRAYSRNSLIERVWPGESEVDTKVVDVYVSSLRRKLGEDFVETVRGLGYRLGRMEESP; via the coding sequence ATGCGGGTGCTTTTGGTAGAGGATGACCCCCGGCTGGCTGCGTTGATTGCGGAGGGATTACGCGACGATGGGTTGATGGTGGATCACGCCCCTAACGCCGCCATCGGGCGGGGCATGGCCGAGCTGGAAGCGTATGATTTGCTGATCCTGGACGTGATGCTGCCGGAGGGCCCCCAGGCTGGCTTTGACCTGGCCCGCGCGCTGCGTAACCGGCGGGACAAAACCCCTATCTTCTTCCTAACGGCTCTAGGGGATATAGACTCCAAGCTCACCGGGCTCGATACCGGGGGGGACGACTACCTGACCAAACCCTTTGATTTTCGTGAACTCAGAGCCCGTATCCGGGCCTTGGTGCGGCGGGCCAGAGGTGAGGCGGTCAATCGGATCCCCCTACCGGGGGGCTATACCCTCGATCTTGCAGCCCACCAGGTGCTGAAAAACAACAAGCCAATCCCGCTTACCCCGAGGGAGTACGCCCTGGTAGAGTGCCTGGGGCTAAACCCGGGCCGGGCTTACAGCCGCAACAGCCTGATCGAGCGGGTCTGGCCCGGGGAGAGCGAGGTGGACACCAAGGTAGTGGACGTATATGTCTCGAGCCTGCGGCGCAAGCTGGGGGAGGACTTCGTCGAAACGGTGCGGGGGCTGGGTTATCGGCTGGGGCGGATGGAGGAGAGCCCTTGA
- a CDS encoding HAMP domain-containing sensor histidine kinase has translation MRTTPLPGFSSVDGTRIYGEILADGSVVQVMRSESETRRSIRRVQELLLLSLPLLLLLGLGAGYLLADRALRPVDQVTRLAAQIAASGRYRQRVPESPGTDEMARLTHTFNAMLSRLEQAIEREKAFALAAAHELRTPLSLLQGRASLSLEKPRSPEQYRQALVEIAHTAEDLAQVIEALLLLAHTQSPFDPKPVELDLLALEAQESLEGLAKERQVRLVLQLERAPCRGDPLTLRTAITNLLSNAIKYGPLGGRVWLRTRCEGRLAVVEVADEGSGIPPEQLERLLQPFQRGIGTQGVRGAGLGLTLVMAIAEQHGGGLRLQNVPEGGLLARLELPASGSC, from the coding sequence GTGCGTACGACCCCGCTGCCCGGCTTTAGCTCGGTGGATGGCACCCGCATCTATGGTGAAATCTTAGCCGATGGAAGCGTAGTGCAAGTGATGCGCTCTGAGTCTGAGACCCGTCGCAGCATTCGCCGCGTACAGGAGTTACTGCTCCTGAGCCTTCCGTTGCTGCTGCTGCTGGGCCTGGGAGCAGGCTACCTGCTTGCCGATCGCGCCCTGCGTCCGGTGGATCAGGTGACCCGCTTGGCAGCTCAGATAGCGGCCTCGGGGCGCTACAGGCAGCGGGTTCCTGAGAGTCCCGGCACAGATGAAATGGCCCGCCTGACCCATACCTTCAACGCCATGCTGTCTCGCCTTGAGCAGGCTATAGAACGCGAAAAAGCTTTTGCCCTAGCCGCAGCTCACGAACTGCGCACTCCGTTGAGCCTGCTTCAGGGACGGGCCAGCTTAAGTTTGGAAAAACCACGTTCGCCAGAGCAGTATCGTCAGGCCCTGGTGGAGATTGCCCATACCGCGGAGGATCTCGCACAGGTCATTGAGGCCCTGTTGTTACTGGCGCATACCCAGTCGCCCTTTGACCCAAAGCCCGTGGAACTGGATCTGCTGGCGCTAGAGGCTCAGGAATCTTTGGAGGGGTTGGCTAAAGAGCGACAGGTGCGTTTGGTGCTACAGCTCGAGCGCGCTCCCTGTAGAGGTGACCCCCTCACCTTACGAACGGCCATCACCAACCTGCTCTCCAATGCCATCAAGTACGGGCCGCTGGGGGGTAGGGTCTGGCTGCGCACCCGGTGCGAGGGGAGGCTAGCGGTGGTGGAGGTGGCCGATGAGGGGTCGGGCATTCCCCCCGAGCAGCTCGAGCGCCTTCTGCAGCCCTTTCAACGTGGGATAGGTACCCAGGGGGTGCGCGGGGCTGGGCTAGGCCTGACCCTGGTCATGGCCATTGCGGAGCAGCATGGGGGGGGGTTGAGACTGCAGAATGTCCCTGAGGGGGGGCTGTTGGCCCGCTTGGAGCTGCCGGCGAGCGGCTCATGTTAG
- a CDS encoding polysaccharide deacetylase family protein, giving the protein MPKIVPVVPGETQPVAPGTRIAQALPQLEILPSIPEVRKVEYASNGFIEVAHALVLISDTQPAYMLRKAQQVVNRVFMARPSLSEVDVSLYRQDQYAGFGGPLPHFTASVPRARLEAFERLTPTNFQSYERLWANPRDYLYGPFRSPSDDLEIALHFQGSPAQLIAQQLEQAAAALQGGAVGNRFYHGNPALPLAALTFDDAPHPLFAPLLLDTLRRMGVKATFFCIGRNALAYPYFVRDMVHEGHEVGNHTFHHVRLNNLDKARVLMEIQSANQLLEGITGRSVRYFRPPGGRFSPTVLEVMRELNMTLVFWTDDPGDFQNLPEATLESRLDRRLRQGGIVLLHDNVRSTLEILPNFLRLAERRGIRLGTVDDLAQNRLSTTLPPSP; this is encoded by the coding sequence TTGCCTAAAATCGTGCCGGTGGTGCCCGGCGAAACTCAGCCCGTTGCTCCTGGAACCCGGATCGCTCAAGCGCTGCCCCAGCTCGAGATACTTCCTTCCATTCCCGAAGTGCGCAAAGTTGAGTACGCCTCCAATGGCTTTATCGAGGTGGCTCACGCCCTGGTGCTGATAAGCGATACACAACCGGCCTATATGTTGCGCAAGGCCCAGCAGGTGGTTAACCGGGTGTTTATGGCCCGGCCTAGCCTATCCGAGGTGGATGTTTCACTGTATCGGCAAGACCAATACGCTGGCTTCGGCGGTCCTCTGCCACACTTTACTGCCTCGGTACCTCGAGCCCGACTCGAGGCTTTCGAGCGCCTGACCCCTACGAACTTCCAAAGCTATGAACGGTTGTGGGCCAATCCCCGCGACTACCTCTATGGCCCTTTTCGTAGCCCCAGCGACGATCTGGAAATTGCTCTGCATTTCCAGGGCTCTCCCGCCCAGCTTATAGCCCAACAGCTCGAGCAAGCGGCTGCAGCCCTCCAGGGTGGGGCCGTAGGAAACCGCTTCTACCACGGCAACCCTGCCCTTCCCTTGGCAGCTCTCACATTCGATGACGCCCCGCATCCGCTTTTTGCCCCGCTGCTTTTGGACACCTTACGTCGGATGGGGGTCAAAGCCACCTTCTTTTGCATTGGACGTAACGCCCTGGCCTATCCCTACTTCGTTCGTGACATGGTTCACGAGGGTCACGAGGTCGGCAATCACACTTTTCATCACGTCCGCCTCAACAACCTCGATAAAGCCAGGGTTCTGATGGAGATTCAGTCTGCAAATCAGCTGCTTGAGGGCATTACTGGGCGCTCGGTGCGCTACTTCCGTCCCCCTGGGGGGCGCTTCTCGCCTACCGTGCTCGAGGTCATGCGCGAGCTAAACATGACCTTGGTCTTCTGGACCGACGATCCTGGCGACTTCCAAAATCTACCCGAGGCCACCCTTGAGAGCCGCCTAGATCGTAGGCTCCGCCAAGGAGGGATTGTGTTGCTCCATGACAATGTGCGCTCGACCCTCGAGATTCTGCCAAATTTCCTGCGCCTTGCCGAGCGGCGGGGAATCCGACTGGGCACGGTAGATGATTTGGCTCAAAACCGTCTTAGCACGACACTCCCGCCGAGCCCTTGA
- a CDS encoding acyltransferase family protein — translation MTYVQKKQDTPLPLHKTPGRLDSLDVFRGLTILLMLLVNNVALDAQTPYLLTHAPWNGGVYLADLVFPWFLLAVGVAIPFAATSFRKKNLPGWRYDLKVLQRSILLFGLGLAIVSSIAKRPVFALDVLQLIAMAYLVAALLYDLPVHRRAMIAGFFLVAYWAAIRYLPVPGVGRPIFEEDQNLILHFNNTFLNAVNLRGLLSVIPTSALVMLGSLIGDLFRLEMSFLRRTAWLFGIGLGLTALGMLWNLSLPYSKTFWTPSYILLAAGLGALLLGVFHCLVDARGWRGWAFPLKVFGSNALFAYVVPILVKVWLLQGMKIDGASVQQYVLNFWQGLAGSYGGGWLYTLSYIAFWWLVLWGLYWRGIFLRV, via the coding sequence ATGACATATGTTCAGAAAAAGCAGGACACCCCACTGCCTTTGCACAAAACCCCCGGACGTTTAGACTCGCTGGATGTGTTCCGCGGTCTCACTATCCTGCTGATGCTGCTAGTAAACAACGTTGCCCTTGACGCCCAAACCCCGTATCTGCTGACCCATGCACCCTGGAATGGTGGGGTGTATCTGGCCGACCTGGTGTTCCCCTGGTTCTTGCTGGCTGTGGGTGTAGCCATCCCCTTCGCGGCGACAAGCTTCCGGAAGAAAAATCTCCCAGGCTGGCGCTATGACCTCAAGGTTCTCCAACGGAGCATCTTGCTTTTTGGGTTGGGTCTGGCAATCGTTAGCAGTATAGCCAAGCGCCCCGTCTTTGCACTGGACGTGCTTCAGCTCATCGCAATGGCTTATCTGGTCGCGGCTTTGCTGTACGACCTTCCCGTCCATCGCCGGGCGATGATCGCGGGGTTTTTTCTAGTGGCTTACTGGGCGGCCATCCGCTACTTGCCGGTACCAGGGGTAGGACGGCCCATTTTCGAGGAAGACCAAAACCTGATCCTGCACTTCAACAACACCTTTTTGAACGCGGTTAATCTGCGGGGGCTGCTCTCGGTAATCCCGACATCGGCTTTGGTGATGCTGGGAAGCCTGATCGGGGATTTATTCCGCCTCGAGATGTCCTTTTTACGCCGCACGGCCTGGCTTTTCGGGATCGGCCTGGGCCTCACTGCCCTGGGAATGCTGTGGAATCTCAGCCTGCCCTATAGCAAAACTTTCTGGACTCCTTCCTATATTTTGCTCGCGGCGGGATTGGGCGCTCTCCTGCTGGGGGTCTTTCACTGCCTGGTGGACGCCCGGGGCTGGCGCGGCTGGGCCTTCCCGCTCAAGGTGTTTGGTTCGAACGCTCTTTTTGCCTACGTGGTGCCGATCCTGGTCAAGGTTTGGCTGTTGCAGGGAATGAAGATAGATGGAGCCTCGGTTCAACAGTATGTTCTCAATTTCTGGCAAGGCTTGGCCGGGAGTTATGGCGGAGGCTGGCTCTATACCCTCAGCTACATCGCTTTCTGGTGGCTGGTGCTGTGGGGGCTGTATTGGAGGGGAATTTTCTTGCGGGTTTGA
- a CDS encoding ubiquinol-cytochrome c reductase iron-sulfur subunit has product MEERGAQTEEAEERAMPTRRAVLQAAIGTASIFTALSVLYVGAGLIPRVTKTPENAPPQVGDILVYATGDKINQSVQVTDLPEGGPFLLAFPMDPKTKVVRNKELKNTLLILKQAPSSYDPQVAAHVSEGVVCYSAICTHLGCTVSLWEASQKLLRCPCHGALYDPRLDKVVGGPAPQPLAQLPIRIEGSQIVVAGEFLGPIGAQV; this is encoded by the coding sequence ATGGAAGAGCGTGGAGCCCAGACGGAAGAAGCGGAAGAGCGGGCTATGCCTACCCGCCGGGCGGTCTTGCAGGCCGCCATCGGTACTGCGTCGATATTTACTGCTTTATCTGTTCTGTATGTAGGGGCGGGTTTGATCCCAAGAGTCACCAAGACCCCCGAGAACGCACCGCCCCAGGTCGGAGATATCCTGGTCTATGCTACCGGGGACAAAATAAACCAATCGGTTCAGGTGACGGACCTGCCCGAAGGAGGGCCGTTTCTGCTGGCCTTTCCCATGGATCCCAAGACAAAAGTAGTGCGCAACAAGGAACTTAAGAACACCCTATTGATCCTAAAGCAAGCCCCCAGCAGCTACGATCCTCAAGTAGCTGCCCATGTATCCGAGGGCGTTGTTTGCTATTCTGCCATCTGCACGCATCTGGGCTGTACGGTAAGTCTGTGGGAGGCTAGTCAGAAGTTGCTACGATGCCCCTGTCACGGCGCACTCTATGACCCTCGCCTCGACAAAGTGGTGGGTGGGCCAGCACCTCAGCCCCTGGCCCAACTGCCCATTCGTATAGAGGGCTCCCAAATCGTGGTAGCGGGCGAGTTCCTGGGCCCGATAGGAGCACAGGTTTAG
- a CDS encoding EamA family transporter — protein MANWAVWALLSAFFAALTAILAKLGLRGVDSDYATLIRTFLIFWALLGFVVLTGKWSDPLSLPGSTWLFLGLSALATGASWVAYFRALQLGEAHRVAPVDKLSVVLVALLAMLFLGERPSLREWMSITLVTLGVLVLALKR, from the coding sequence ATGGCAAACTGGGCGGTGTGGGCTCTGCTCTCAGCCTTCTTCGCGGCTCTGACTGCCATTCTGGCCAAGCTGGGCCTTCGTGGCGTAGATTCTGATTACGCCACCCTGATTCGCACTTTTCTGATTTTTTGGGCTTTGTTGGGGTTTGTGGTGTTGACAGGAAAATGGAGCGATCCCCTGAGCCTGCCGGGTTCTACCTGGCTTTTTCTGGGGCTCTCGGCACTGGCTACCGGGGCCTCCTGGGTGGCTTACTTCCGGGCTTTACAGCTCGGCGAAGCCCACCGGGTGGCCCCGGTGGACAAGCTTAGTGTGGTGCTGGTGGCTCTACTGGCCATGCTTTTTCTTGGAGAACGCCCGAGCCTGCGGGAATGGATGAGTATCACCCTGGTCACCCTGGGGGTACTGGTACTGGCTCTCAAGCGCTAG
- a CDS encoding universal stress protein: MFERILVPYNSGTSAQMALQQAIQIAQSHGGIIHGLNVFDPAPYQNEPLLMDMGNGLPPQPVDPNLSVEAHLLKIAEDRAKESLDHFERECQASGVRFTSELRMGNVAYQVLEAAHQADLMVLGRPTETRKLRGLVDTWVRRSPVPVWLAVEAPTQPQQVLLAYDGGTRAADALQVAARLAQSWQLPLGLRVVREVGRVDEATLKQAEGLLHELGIDPVSAELLSGRPVEMLLSLTEPSSILVMGTHGHGVFWGLRFGRTVDGLVQGARGALLICP, encoded by the coding sequence ATGTTCGAACGAATCCTGGTTCCCTACAACAGCGGTACTAGTGCCCAGATGGCCTTGCAGCAGGCCATTCAGATCGCCCAAAGTCACGGCGGAATTATCCACGGGCTCAACGTCTTTGACCCGGCGCCCTATCAGAACGAACCTCTGCTAATGGACATGGGCAACGGCCTGCCGCCCCAGCCCGTAGATCCAAATCTATCTGTGGAGGCCCATCTGCTTAAAATTGCCGAGGATCGAGCTAAGGAGAGTCTTGATCACTTCGAGCGTGAATGCCAAGCTTCCGGTGTGCGTTTTACCTCTGAGTTGCGTATGGGGAATGTGGCCTACCAGGTGCTTGAGGCCGCTCACCAGGCTGATCTAATGGTATTGGGCAGACCCACAGAGACCCGCAAGTTGCGTGGCCTGGTGGATACCTGGGTGCGCCGCAGCCCTGTACCGGTATGGTTGGCGGTGGAGGCCCCGACACAACCTCAGCAGGTACTACTGGCTTACGATGGCGGGACGCGTGCAGCGGATGCACTACAGGTAGCGGCCCGACTGGCCCAGAGCTGGCAGCTACCTCTGGGACTGCGAGTCGTACGGGAGGTGGGCCGAGTGGACGAGGCGACCCTGAAACAGGCCGAGGGTCTATTGCACGAGCTGGGCATAGACCCTGTTTCTGCGGAACTACTTTCGGGACGTCCGGTGGAAATGCTGCTCTCGCTGACTGAGCCAAGCTCTATTTTGGTAATGGGCACCCATGGTCACGGGGTTTTTTGGGGTCTACGCTTTGGCCGAACGGTGGACGGATTGGTACAGGGAGCCAGGGGAGCCTTGCTGATTTGCCCCTGA
- a CDS encoding glycoside hydrolase family 15 protein — protein MEAFGAPGIPPTWASSDKDLVGAALGISRVWFTLGHGILNEVFWPSTGEPQIRDLGFIVAREGAWHEVKRVRSYTLSTPAPEIPLPQVLHRGEGYTLNLEFLADPSRDVVLVYYRLEGEGFRLYPLLAPHLSSSGHDNTAWVEGSVLYAQKGMAALALLAAPGFTRASAGFVGFSDGWQDFQRNGAMTWGFRQAKGGNVALMGELLAPAGVLALGFAKIPEGAHTLAASSLAEGYGAVRARYLEGWEAWARGLKVEGASPELTRMARTSAMVLRVHEDATYPGAVVASLSTPWGSSHDDPGGYHLVWPRDAVEAGMALLAAGQVQDARRMLAYLVATQRPDGSWQQNFYPDGRAYWQGLQLDEVALPVLLAARLEEEGGLAERAQVQRMVQKALGFIAQNGPYSPQDRWEENAGANPFTLGVEVAALVAGAAFLEEPERSYALSLADAWNERIEEWTFVENTPLDHQHGVRGHYVRIRPPGTMGLRGRVLVQNRQGEQVAAEELVGLEFLYLVRLGLRSPHDPRIRDTLRLAEALLRVETPSGPFYHRYNHDGYGEHPDGTPFDGNGVGRAWPLLSGERGHYALLAGEDPRPHLWAMARAASLGGLIPEQVWDSPPIPERGLFPGRPTGSAMPLVWAHAEYLKLFLAWQQAHPSEWFQEVAQRYQSPRPPEILHWRTDTPYRVIRPDQTLRVEATRRFTLHFGFDGWQGVQELPATALGLGCFGVQLNAAKLEGHRSLEFTRRFEEGWEGRDYRVEILQFIGPP, from the coding sequence ATGGAAGCTTTTGGCGCGCCGGGCATTCCTCCTACCTGGGCCTCCAGCGATAAGGATCTGGTGGGCGCGGCCCTGGGCATCTCCCGGGTCTGGTTCACCCTGGGGCACGGCATCCTTAACGAGGTCTTCTGGCCCTCTACCGGCGAGCCGCAGATCCGCGACCTGGGCTTCATCGTGGCCCGCGAGGGGGCTTGGCACGAGGTCAAGCGGGTGCGCTCCTATACCCTCTCGACCCCGGCCCCCGAGATACCCCTACCCCAGGTGCTGCACCGGGGCGAGGGCTACACGCTGAACCTGGAGTTCCTGGCCGATCCCAGCCGCGATGTGGTCTTGGTGTACTACCGGCTGGAAGGAGAAGGCTTCCGGCTGTATCCGCTGCTGGCCCCCCACCTGAGCAGCAGCGGCCACGACAACACCGCCTGGGTGGAGGGGTCGGTGCTTTATGCCCAGAAAGGGATGGCCGCGCTGGCCCTCCTGGCCGCACCAGGATTTACCCGGGCCAGTGCGGGTTTTGTGGGCTTTTCCGACGGCTGGCAGGACTTTCAACGGAACGGGGCCATGACCTGGGGCTTCCGCCAGGCCAAGGGAGGCAATGTGGCCCTGATGGGCGAACTGTTGGCCCCCGCGGGGGTGCTGGCCCTGGGGTTTGCCAAGATCCCAGAGGGGGCACACACCCTGGCCGCCTCGAGCCTGGCTGAAGGCTACGGGGCGGTGCGGGCACGCTACTTGGAGGGCTGGGAGGCCTGGGCTAGGGGGCTCAAGGTCGAGGGAGCGAGTCCGGAACTCACCCGGATGGCCCGTACCTCGGCCATGGTGCTGCGGGTGCATGAGGATGCGACCTACCCCGGGGCGGTGGTGGCCAGCCTCTCCACCCCCTGGGGCTCCTCCCACGACGACCCCGGCGGCTACCACCTGGTCTGGCCGCGCGACGCGGTGGAAGCCGGGATGGCCCTGCTTGCGGCGGGCCAGGTGCAGGACGCCCGGCGGATGCTGGCCTACCTCGTGGCCACTCAGCGGCCCGATGGAAGCTGGCAGCAGAACTTCTACCCCGATGGGCGGGCCTACTGGCAGGGCCTCCAGCTCGACGAGGTAGCCCTACCGGTGCTACTGGCGGCGCGGCTGGAAGAAGAGGGGGGGTTAGCCGAGCGGGCCCAGGTGCAGCGGATGGTGCAAAAGGCTCTTGGTTTTATCGCCCAAAACGGCCCCTATAGCCCCCAAGACCGCTGGGAGGAGAACGCTGGAGCCAACCCCTTCACCCTGGGGGTAGAGGTGGCCGCGCTGGTGGCGGGGGCAGCCTTTTTGGAGGAACCCGAGCGAAGCTACGCCCTCTCACTGGCCGATGCCTGGAACGAGCGGATCGAGGAGTGGACCTTTGTGGAGAATACCCCCCTTGACCATCAGCACGGGGTGCGGGGCCATTACGTGCGCATCCGACCCCCAGGGACGATGGGCCTACGGGGCCGGGTGCTGGTGCAGAACCGCCAGGGTGAGCAGGTAGCGGCCGAGGAGCTGGTGGGGCTGGAGTTTCTCTACCTGGTACGGCTTGGGCTGCGCTCGCCGCATGACCCCCGCATCCGCGATACCCTACGGCTGGCAGAGGCTCTGCTGCGGGTGGAGACTCCCAGCGGTCCTTTTTACCACCGCTACAACCACGACGGCTACGGCGAGCACCCCGACGGGACTCCCTTTGACGGAAACGGGGTGGGCCGGGCCTGGCCCCTGCTGAGCGGGGAGCGTGGCCACTACGCCCTTCTGGCGGGGGAAGACCCCCGGCCCCATCTCTGGGCCATGGCACGTGCGGCCAGCCTGGGGGGGCTGATCCCGGAGCAGGTCTGGGACAGCCCGCCGATCCCCGAACGGGGCCTATTTCCCGGGCGGCCCACCGGCAGCGCGATGCCTTTGGTCTGGGCCCATGCCGAGTACCTCAAGCTCTTCCTGGCCTGGCAGCAAGCACATCCCAGCGAGTGGTTCCAGGAGGTAGCCCAGCGCTATCAAAGCCCCCGCCCTCCCGAGATCCTGCACTGGCGCACCGACACGCCCTACCGGGTCATCCGCCCCGACCAAACCCTCCGGGTCGAGGCGACGCGGCGCTTCACCTTGCACTTTGGCTTTGACGGCTGGCAAGGGGTACAGGAGCTGCCTGCCACCGCGCTGGGGCTGGGGTGTTTTGGGGTTCAGCTCAATGCTGCAAAGCTCGAGGGGCACCGCTCGCTCGAGTTCACCCGGCGCTTCGAGGAGGGGTGGGAAGGGCGGGACTACAGGGTGGAGATTCTCCAATTCATTGGGCCTCCCTAG